One genomic region from Moritella sp. F3 encodes:
- the lrp gene encoding leucine-responsive transcriptional regulator Lrp, which translates to MMEVKTRPMKELDRIDRNILNELQKDGRISNVELSKRVGLSPTPCLERVRRLERQGYITGYTAILNPQFLDASLLVFVEITLNRGAADVFEQFNKAVQELEEIQECHLVSGDFDYLLKTRVSDMSAYRRLLGETLLRLPGVNDTRTYVVMEEVKQSNRLVIKTR; encoded by the coding sequence ATGATGGAAGTAAAAACTCGACCAATGAAGGAACTAGATCGAATCGACCGTAATATTCTTAATGAATTACAAAAAGACGGCCGAATTTCCAATGTAGAGTTGTCTAAACGTGTAGGCTTAAGCCCTACGCCATGTTTAGAGCGCGTACGACGCTTAGAACGCCAAGGATATATTACAGGCTATACCGCAATTCTAAATCCACAGTTTCTGGATGCTTCATTGCTTGTTTTTGTTGAAATCACACTTAACCGTGGTGCTGCCGATGTATTTGAGCAATTCAACAAAGCTGTTCAAGAACTTGAAGAAATTCAAGAATGTCATTTAGTATCTGGCGACTTCGATTATTTATTAAAAACACGTGTATCTGATATGTCAGCTTACCGTCGTTTACTAGGTGAAACGTTATTACGTTTACCAGGTGTGAATGACACTCGTACTTATGTTGTGATGGAAGAAGTAAAACAAAGTAACCGTTTAGTTATTAAAACGCGTTAA
- a CDS encoding DNA translocase FtsK, with translation MNKFNLTIPSKYLAPLSGIQRVFEVGFILSTFIACYAMVALVSFDPADPSWSQTSWQGPVKNAAGSLGAWMGDVLFFTFGLYAYAIPLAFVSLAWFIFWRPRQLDEIDFFTVGLRMIGALLLLIGVCGLASVNFDDLYHFSSGGLVGDVVEQAISELFGILGSTLILLSFVAIGFTLLTGISWLSIVDMLGAGVINSCQYCVDKATEFKNRRTSEMEGDTQHDDAQAEPTGPAPANMQQMHNHLTSEFDSQEQVNVDGAVAGVNAHDDVMNMSFTAVDSVPSRSEPSISTFDMADSSNLHDDYLADYDAQQINSRIEKPIGNEDVIDAGPMQETASVFTQELTQVAEPTAAVLAPEFKINNNGTGSGFEIVGDQVVSTDPLQFKEKPVTLLPGLELLDKPNKKANPISQAELDHVAHLVEEKLLEFNIKAKVVDVHPGPVITRFELDLAPGIKVSKITALSKDLARSLSAMSVRVVEVIPGKSVIGLELPNKYRETVFLSDVMSSPSFTEAKSKTSMVLGHDIAGDSMVVDLAKMPHLLVAGTTGSGKSVGVNVMIMSLLYKASPEEVRMIMIDPKMLELSVYEGIPHLLTEVVTDMKDAANALRWCVGEMERRYKLLSAVGVRNLAGFNTKVQQAIDAGQPILDPLWKPGDSMDATAPELTKLPAIVVIVDEFADMMMIVGKKVEELIARIAQKARAAGIHLILATQRPSVDVITGLIKANIPTRIAFQVSSKIDSRTILDQGGAETLLGMGDMLYQPAGTSVPIRVHGAFVDDHEVHRVVADWKLRGKPDYIEEILHGEATADSLLPGEVAEGSSDVDELFDQAVYHVTETRRGSVSGVQRKFKIGYNRAARIVEEMEVQGIVSSPGHNGNREVLAPPPPKD, from the coding sequence ATGAACAAATTTAATTTAACCATTCCATCTAAATACCTTGCACCATTGTCAGGTATTCAGCGCGTTTTCGAAGTCGGATTCATTCTTTCTACCTTTATCGCTTGTTACGCTATGGTCGCATTAGTGAGCTTTGATCCCGCCGATCCATCATGGTCACAGACCAGTTGGCAAGGCCCGGTTAAGAATGCTGCGGGCTCGTTAGGTGCGTGGATGGGGGATGTTTTGTTCTTCACCTTTGGCCTTTATGCTTATGCAATACCGCTCGCATTTGTATCATTAGCTTGGTTTATATTTTGGCGTCCAAGACAACTCGATGAAATTGACTTTTTCACCGTAGGTTTACGTATGATCGGCGCATTATTACTGTTAATCGGTGTATGTGGCTTAGCGTCTGTTAACTTTGATGACCTTTACCATTTTTCATCGGGTGGTTTAGTCGGTGATGTTGTGGAACAGGCGATCAGTGAATTATTTGGCATACTCGGTTCAACGCTTATTTTACTGAGTTTTGTTGCCATTGGTTTTACCCTGTTAACGGGAATATCTTGGTTATCAATCGTTGATATGCTTGGCGCCGGAGTGATTAATAGTTGCCAGTACTGTGTAGATAAAGCCACAGAATTTAAAAATAGACGAACGAGTGAAATGGAAGGTGATACGCAGCATGATGATGCTCAGGCTGAGCCCACTGGTCCCGCACCAGCCAATATGCAGCAAATGCATAACCATTTAACAAGTGAATTCGACAGTCAAGAACAAGTAAATGTAGATGGTGCTGTAGCTGGCGTTAATGCGCATGATGACGTTATGAATATGTCATTTACAGCTGTAGACTCTGTGCCATCAAGATCTGAACCGTCAATATCTACCTTCGATATGGCAGACAGTAGCAATCTGCATGACGATTACCTTGCCGATTATGACGCTCAACAAATTAACAGCCGAATCGAAAAGCCAATCGGAAATGAAGATGTAATCGACGCAGGACCTATGCAAGAAACTGCGTCCGTTTTTACACAAGAGCTTACACAAGTAGCAGAACCTACAGCAGCAGTACTCGCACCTGAATTTAAGATTAATAATAACGGTACGGGCAGCGGTTTTGAAATTGTTGGTGACCAAGTTGTATCAACAGATCCGCTGCAATTTAAAGAAAAACCAGTGACCTTGTTACCTGGATTAGAGTTATTAGATAAACCAAATAAAAAAGCCAATCCGATCTCGCAAGCTGAACTCGATCATGTTGCTCATTTAGTGGAAGAGAAGCTGCTTGAATTTAATATTAAAGCGAAAGTGGTTGATGTCCATCCAGGTCCGGTGATTACGCGTTTTGAATTAGATTTAGCGCCGGGTATCAAAGTCAGTAAAATCACGGCATTATCGAAAGATCTAGCCCGTTCATTATCAGCAATGAGTGTGCGTGTTGTTGAAGTGATTCCTGGTAAATCGGTGATTGGTTTGGAATTACCAAATAAATACAGAGAAACAGTGTTCCTTTCTGATGTGATGTCGAGTCCTTCATTTACTGAGGCGAAGTCAAAAACGTCAATGGTGCTAGGCCATGATATTGCTGGTGACTCAATGGTTGTTGATTTAGCTAAAATGCCGCATCTACTGGTTGCGGGTACCACGGGGTCGGGTAAATCTGTTGGTGTGAACGTGATGATCATGAGTTTGCTATATAAAGCATCGCCAGAAGAAGTGCGTATGATCATGATCGATCCAAAAATGTTGGAACTTTCGGTGTACGAAGGTATCCCACACCTATTAACTGAAGTTGTTACTGACATGAAAGATGCCGCAAATGCATTGCGTTGGTGTGTTGGTGAAATGGAACGTCGTTATAAATTACTGTCAGCGGTCGGTGTACGTAACCTCGCGGGTTTTAATACTAAAGTGCAGCAAGCGATTGATGCTGGTCAGCCTATCCTAGACCCACTGTGGAAACCGGGTGATAGCATGGATGCGACAGCTCCTGAGCTAACTAAATTGCCGGCAATCGTAGTAATTGTCGATGAGTTTGCTGACATGATGATGATTGTGGGTAAAAAGGTTGAAGAATTGATTGCACGTATTGCCCAGAAAGCTCGTGCGGCTGGTATTCACTTGATTTTAGCTACTCAGCGTCCTTCAGTGGATGTGATCACGGGTCTGATTAAAGCTAATATACCAACGCGTATCGCGTTCCAAGTATCGAGTAAAATTGACTCGCGTACTATTCTTGATCAAGGCGGTGCTGAAACACTGTTGGGTATGGGTGATATGTTGTATCAACCCGCGGGCACCAGTGTACCAATTCGTGTTCACGGTGCATTTGTCGATGATCACGAAGTACACCGTGTGGTTGCTGATTGGAAGTTACGTGGTAAACCAGATTATATTGAAGAAATTTTGCATGGTGAAGCGACTGCAGATAGCTTATTGCCAGGTGAAGTCGCTGAAGGTTCATCGGATGTAGATGAGCTATTTGATCAAGCCGTATACCATGTAACAGAAACGCGTCGAGGTTCTGTATCGGGCGTACAACGTAAGTTTAAAATTGGTTATAACCGCGCTGCACGTATCGTCGAAGAGATGGAAGTGCAGGGTATTGTGAGTTCTCCAGGACATAACGGTAACCGAGAAGTATTGGCGCCACCGCCACCAAAGGATTAA